The Austwickia sp. genome includes a region encoding these proteins:
- a CDS encoding YrdB family protein yields MADDRDMTGWHLVAFLGELVMWAAAEWGGWALASGPWRWLAAIVALVVVIVLWSVWAAPRAPRRLALGPRLVFIAVLGGAASMTLWSASEGRGAIGTVLATVAVVIAQARDARRP; encoded by the coding sequence ATGGCGGACGACCGCGACATGACCGGCTGGCATCTCGTCGCGTTCCTCGGCGAGCTGGTCATGTGGGCCGCTGCGGAGTGGGGCGGCTGGGCGCTCGCCTCCGGACCGTGGCGGTGGCTGGCGGCCATCGTGGCGTTGGTCGTCGTGATCGTCTTGTGGTCGGTGTGGGCGGCGCCGCGTGCGCCGCGACGGCTCGCCCTGGGGCCACGGCTGGTATTCATCGCCGTTCTGGGCGGCGCGGCGTCGATGACGTTGTGGTCGGCGTCAGAGGGGCGCGGAGCGATCGGGACAGTCCTCGCGACGGTGGCCGTCGTGATAGCTCAGGCCAGGGACGCGCGACGGCCCTAG
- a CDS encoding VOC family protein: MKAIEVITNLHTDDVERARGFLAYLGLTEDGMNQGWVARFVSPDSGACVQVVTRDATAPEDSALTVKVDDVDGAYAEAQRRGYEIVHPLTDEPWGIRRFFVRSPDGQVVNVAQHRT, from the coding sequence ATGAAGGCGATCGAGGTCATCACCAACCTGCACACCGACGACGTAGAGCGGGCCAGAGGTTTCTTGGCCTACCTGGGCCTGACCGAGGACGGGATGAACCAGGGCTGGGTGGCCCGCTTCGTCTCGCCCGACTCGGGAGCCTGCGTTCAGGTGGTCACCCGGGACGCGACCGCGCCGGAGGATTCCGCCCTGACTGTCAAGGTGGACGACGTCGACGGGGCGTACGCCGAGGCCCAGCGCCGCGGCTACGAGATCGTGCACCCGCTGACGGACGAGCCGTGGGGCATCCGGCGATTCTTCGTCAGGAGCCCGGATGGTCAGGTGGTCAACGTCGCGCAGCACCGCACCTGA
- a CDS encoding RNA polymerase subunit sigma-70, with protein sequence MARSAERRYVVSTDFEAATAPLRRELLAHCYRMMGSAVDAEDQVQETYLRAWRAFHSFDGRSSVRTWMYRIATNTCLSALSSASKRVLPTGLGAPAGDPSAALQRRDDVAWVEPMPEAMLWQSAHPTPEEQLLGRENIALAWTAALQNLTPNQRAALLLCEVLGYSSADAAETLDTSVASINSALQRGRATIGEGLAEPADSVDEQVEAAAVDAFVDAFERHDFEAVKASLAEDATWQMPPFDRWYAGARDAAVLSWTHCPAKAAGDLAFRRTRVNAGPAVGMYLRKGRQWEAFQLQALHVGPSGRVDAVVGWFEPHLFRLAGLPLVLEDAAG encoded by the coding sequence CTGGCACGTTCGGCTGAAAGAAGGTACGTCGTGAGCACCGACTTCGAGGCGGCGACCGCGCCCCTGCGGCGTGAGCTGCTGGCGCACTGCTACCGGATGATGGGGTCCGCCGTGGACGCGGAGGACCAGGTCCAGGAGACCTACCTGCGGGCGTGGCGGGCGTTCCACTCCTTCGACGGCCGGTCCTCGGTCCGGACGTGGATGTATCGGATCGCCACCAACACGTGCCTGTCGGCGCTGTCGTCCGCCTCGAAGCGGGTGCTCCCCACCGGCCTCGGCGCCCCCGCCGGTGACCCCTCCGCCGCGCTGCAGCGGCGCGACGACGTCGCCTGGGTGGAGCCGATGCCGGAGGCGATGCTGTGGCAGAGCGCCCACCCGACGCCCGAGGAGCAGCTGCTCGGCCGGGAGAACATCGCGCTGGCGTGGACGGCCGCGCTGCAGAATCTCACCCCGAACCAGCGGGCGGCGCTGCTGCTGTGCGAGGTCCTCGGGTACAGCAGCGCGGACGCGGCCGAGACGTTGGACACGAGCGTGGCGTCGATCAACTCGGCGCTGCAACGCGGCCGGGCGACCATCGGCGAGGGCCTTGCCGAGCCGGCCGATTCGGTCGACGAGCAGGTGGAGGCCGCCGCCGTCGACGCCTTCGTGGACGCCTTCGAGCGCCACGACTTCGAGGCGGTCAAGGCGTCCCTCGCGGAGGACGCGACGTGGCAGATGCCGCCGTTCGACCGGTGGTACGCGGGCGCCCGCGACGCCGCCGTACTCTCCTGGACGCACTGCCCCGCCAAGGCGGCGGGCGACCTGGCGTTCCGGCGGACCCGCGTCAACGCGGGCCCCGCCGTGGGGATGTACCTGCGCAAGGGCCGCCAGTGGGAGGCGTTCCAGCTCCAGGCCCTGCACGTCGGGCCGTCCGGGCGGGTCGACGCGGTGGTGGGCTGGTTCGAGCCTCACCTCTTCCGCCTCGCCGGCTTGCCGCTGGTCCTCGAGGACGCCGCGGGCTGA
- a CDS encoding glyoxalase: MIFVNLPVADTNRSRTFFTALGYAFNEEMCQDGTALALELGPNLFAMLLQRDFFNQFHKAQLAQPGHHEVLTCLSADSREAVDDLVDRAVAAGGTQVRAEEGGDFMYGRSYADPDGHIWEIMWMDVEKARAAGTFG, encoded by the coding sequence ATGATCTTCGTCAACCTGCCCGTCGCCGACACCAACCGCAGCCGCACGTTCTTCACCGCACTGGGCTACGCCTTCAACGAGGAGATGTGCCAGGACGGCACGGCGCTCGCCCTCGAACTCGGCCCGAACCTGTTCGCGATGCTGCTCCAGCGCGACTTCTTCAACCAGTTCCACAAGGCGCAGCTGGCCCAGCCGGGCCACCACGAGGTGCTGACCTGCCTGTCCGCCGACAGCCGCGAGGCCGTGGACGACCTCGTGGACCGTGCCGTGGCGGCCGGGGGCACGCAGGTGCGCGCCGAGGAGGGCGGCGACTTCATGTACGGCCGCTCGTACGCCGACCCCGACGGCCACATCTGGGAAATCATGTGGATGGACGTCGAGAAGGCCCGGGCGGCTGGCACGTTCGGCTGA